Within the Thermosipho africanus Ob7 genome, the region AGAGAATTACATATTGAAAAAGCATTACAGGTAGCAAAAAAAACTAAATATGAAAATTTATTGATGGAAAAGATTTCATGTGAATACTTTAATATGGAAGAATTATTTGAAGGTTATGTAGATGGATTTGCAGTAGCTGTACCTAAAAAAATCGAAAAAAATTTTGGAGCCTTTTTAATACCAAAAGGCTCCAAAGAATTCGTTAGAGATTCTATAATAATTACTCTTGGCGAATTCTTTTTGAATTCATAAATAATTTTGAATTTTTTTCAACACCTATAAAGTCAGAGATAACTTCGCATTTAGAAACTAATGCAAAAAATAGATTATTCCTTGATTCTTCAGAAAGGCCTTCGAAGTTTCCTTGGCCTTTTGCTATTATAATATCTGAGTCGTAGAATAATCTTCTAAATTCTTCAGAAGATTTTGGCAAAGAAGCCCCTGCAGTTTTAAGTTTTGTATCAATTATTGTTGCAAATTTTTCGATACCTATATATTTACCATCGTCAACTGTTGCATCATTTATAATAGGTTTTCCTTTTAGAGCCACAAAGATTTCAATGTCATGAAGAGTTTCTTTAATAATTTCAATAAAGAGCATGTCGAAAACTAAATCTCCAGCATTATCGGCAATAAATAATAGATTTTTTGATGAAAAAAGTGATTTTTTAAATTCTTCAAAGTCATCGATAGAAAATGGTTGATTCCATATGTCTATAACCTGCTTAAATAATTCTTCGGTTGAACCTTTTTTAGCTCCAAAATCAATTAGATTGCCAGCAACCGATAGTTTTGCTGCCTCATATAGTGGATCGCTCGAATCAAGGATTCTGCTTTTAAAATCTTTATATAACGATAAGGCTGCATCGTTTGACTTTTTCTTTTCTTCAGAATAGAGGTCACTTTTGTTTAGATAGTTTTCAAGCTTTTCATACATTACCTCGGCAATATCGATAGGTTTTAGATTATAATTTAGTTGGGATAAATCATTAAGCACTTTTTTAAGTATATTCCATTTCTCATGTTCTGAAATAACAAATTTGTCAAGTATTCTCTGAGCCTGGTTAACATGACAAATAAGGCATTTACTGATAGCTTTCATTTTTGTTTTTAATCTCCTTGAACCTTTAATTTGGATTCAATTATGTTGATTACATCTTCAACTGTAGATATATTTTCTAGTTCATCGTCTTCAATTCTAATTCCATATTCGTCTTCGAGAATCATTACTAAATCTACTACATCCAATGAATCTGCTCCCAAATCATCAATAATATTGGAACTTTCATCAATATCTTCAATTGGAATGTTCAATTTTTCGGCTAATATTTTACTTACTTGTCTAAATAATTCTGCTCTTTCCATTCTTTCCCTCCTCGAATTTTTATTTTATACATATTAGATAAAACATAAATTTTTAGAATTGTCAAGTAATATTATAGCACTTTTTAATGTTTGTATATCAATATTTTTATGGTATCATTTCATTTAGGGAGGTGTGATTATCTCGGAGAGAATATTTGACCCTGAGAAATTACCAAACGATGTTTTAACAATAAGGCCACAAAAATTAGAAGAATATATAGGGCAAGAAAATATAAAGAAAAGGCTTAAATTAGCTATAAATGCTTCTAAAATAAGGAAAGAAGCACTTGATCATGTTTTATTAGTAGGACCACCTGGTCTTGGAAAAACAACACTTGCACATATAATCTCAAATGAAATGGGAACAAATATTCACATTACAAGTGGTCCCATTTTAGAAAAGCAAGGTGATGTTGCTGCAATATTGAGTAATTTGGAATATGGAGATATTTTGTTTATTGATGAAATACATAGAATGAATAAATCAGTGGAAGAAATTTTGTATACTGCAATGGAAGATTTTCAAATTGATATTTTAATTGGAAAAGGGCCTTCAGCAAGATCAATTAGAATTGATTTGCAACCTTTTACACTTGTTGGAGCTACTACGAGAAGTGGATTATTAAGTTCACCTTTAAGAAATAGATTTGGATTGATTATGGAGTTAGATT harbors:
- a CDS encoding damage-control phosphatase ARMT1 family protein, with the protein product MKAISKCLICHVNQAQRILDKFVISEHEKWNILKKVLNDLSQLNYNLKPIDIAEVMYEKLENYLNKSDLYSEEKKKSNDAALSLYKDFKSRILDSSDPLYEAAKLSVAGNLIDFGAKKGSTEELFKQVIDIWNQPFSIDDFEEFKKSLFSSKNLLFIADNAGDLVFDMLFIEIIKETLHDIEIFVALKGKPIINDATVDDGKYIGIEKFATIIDTKLKTAGASLPKSSEEFRRLFYDSDIIIAKGQGNFEGLSEESRNNLFFALVSKCEVISDFIGVEKNSKLFMNSKRIRQE
- the acpP gene encoding acyl carrier protein, whose translation is MERAELFRQVSKILAEKLNIPIEDIDESSNIIDDLGADSLDVVDLVMILEDEYGIRIEDDELENISTVEDVINIIESKLKVQGD
- the ruvB gene encoding Holliday junction branch migration DNA helicase RuvB, yielding MISERIFDPEKLPNDVLTIRPQKLEEYIGQENIKKRLKLAINASKIRKEALDHVLLVGPPGLGKTTLAHIISNEMGTNIHITSGPILEKQGDVAAILSNLEYGDILFIDEIHRMNKSVEEILYTAMEDFQIDILIGKGPSARSIRIDLQPFTLVGATTRSGLLSSPLRNRFGLIMELDFYTVEELSLIIKRASTVLNVEIDEDAAQLLAKRSRGTPRIALRLLRRVRDMSTVTEKKKIDVMMVEEIMELLGIDNEGLDEVDRKILTTIIEVYQGGPVGLKSLAASVGLSEDSISEVYEPYLLQSGFLARTHRGRVVTSKAYKHLGYKNGGGLFDE